ACAATCTCTGCACCTAATTCCGGATGTGTTTTTAGCAACTTTTCTTCTTCCGCTGTTAATTCATCCAATCTTAAAAACATTTCCTTAGGAAGACGAATTTTTCCAACATTGTGTATAGGTGCTAAATGAGCTACATTTTTTATCTCCACTTCTGTAATTTCAAGCTCTGGATATAATTCTGCCAATTTTTGGTAAATTTTTTCTGTATAATGAATGGTCTCCAAACGACTGTTGCTATATTCCAAATTGCGCTCATTTAAAATTCTGCTGAGTAATTCAATAGCAAACCAATAATTCTCTTCAATACTTTTTGATTTACTTTCCAGTTCCTCTTCAACAGAAGACATGTGCCGTGCTGCTAAGATAGAATTCTGCAATACAAAGATTGCTACATTATCATCAATATTAAAATATTGATGAAGTTCCATCCAGACATAATCCTTTTCCGTATCTCTTACTCTCTGACGAAATCTTGTTTGCTTTTCCCAATATCCATTGATTAAATCTTCCTCAATCCGTCCAATATCTGTCAGTTCTGTAATTCTCTCTTTATCATCTTCTTGCACATACTCTTCAATATACTTCTTTATGAATTCTCTAAAATCTCCTTCTTTTGGAATATAATCTCGAACAAATGCATCATAAGCATAAACACGCTTATATTTTCCTGTTTCTGCGTCAATTTCTAAAGTAACATAAGTATTCCCAAAAGGATGTTTTGCAGCCTTACCAATCAATTCCGCAATAGTAACTTCTTCTAGTTTTCTCTCCAAATCCATCTGAAATTGTTCAAAAACCGCCCGCACCTTGCAAGTTTCTCTATTGTGACAATAATTAGGAACACAACATTCTCCTTCCTGTTTTTCTTCTAGACACTTGTTAATTTTCATTGTAGATTCCATAGTGTCAAGAATATCCCACAAAGTAATCGTTTCCGGTTTCTTCAAAAGGAAATATCCACCTTGTACACCTTCCACAGATCCAACTATATTTGCAATTTTTAGTTTTTTTATAATTTTAGGTATATAATTATTTGGAATATTTGCCGAAGTTGCGATTGTCGCAGTCGAACATGGTTCTTCTTTATATGCCAAAAAACACACTAAGCGTATAGAATAATCAGTCGTACTTGTTAATTGCATTATTTAATCTTTTCCCTTTCTTATTAACTATGACTTTAAAGGTTATATTTATGTTTAAAAAAATAATTTCTAACTGATACCATCATACCCCCCCGAATATTTTTGTCAATAGTATTTCCTATTTTCCCTCATATTTTATGCTGATTTTGACCATTCCAAAACTTGTACTTCGATGGTTATATTTCTTTTTCTATCATTTGTAAGAAACCTAAATCAAAAAAGAAGCTGCATTTTATGACTACAAAATCATAAAACACAACCTCTTTTAATATAAATATATTTTCTACTATACCTCTGCTTTTCTCTTTGGCAATAAGCGATTATCCTCAGCCAATCTCAAAAATGGTGCGTATGCAACTTCCCATGGATATCCATCCGGATCAAGAAAATATCCTGAATATCCGTCCATTCCTCCCCAGTCTTTCCACTGCGGTTTCTGCCATACAGTACCACCAGCCTCTTCTGCCATGGCAAATAATTCGTTTACTTCTTCTTCTGTCGCACCATTAATTGCCAGTGTAAATCCACAATAAATCGGGCAGTCAATTCCACACTCTCTTAAATACTGTACACAATCCTTCAATGTTGGATATTTTTCATATTGTCAATTCTCTGAAATATTTCATTTAGTTGCGAATTTTGAAGGTTTTCGGTGCAAAACGGAAAACCAGAATACTCGCTACAATACCATATAGAACAAAGAACACCATCGTCAGGATACCAAAAATCAGAATCGGCATACGTTGCTGTCATTACGATACGATAAGTCCCGCTTTTTATCTCTGTTCCGGCATTATATGGTTGAAGCAGATAATAAATAGTCAGATAATGCACCGAAAAGAACATACTCATACAAAGTATGGATACAATTAATATCACATAATTAACCGGATGATTAGTTCCTCCGCTTGTATAAAGTGTCAGCGCCAGACCGCTGCCAATAACAACAGCCGGAACCGCATTTATTTTCATGATTTCCCTCAGCCGGATCTGAAACAATTTCAACACAAAATGTGGCTGCTTAAAGAAAGAATATGTGAGCAGACTGTGGGTTCATCCGCAATTATCCGTATCATTCAACCTTGACATACATTAGTTTTGCTGCTAAAAGTGCTTTGCTACATCTCCCATACATAGTACGTTTTACCATTTTCAATTTACTATTTGTTCCCTCAACAAAACCATTTGAAAGTTCACTGGCAACAGAATTTTCCACAGCTTCTATATCCTTTTCTAATCCATTTGCAAACCGGAATATCTCTTTTAAATCAGAGTTTTTGTACCGTTCGATAAACAAATACAATAGAGGCATACTTTTCTTTTCGTATATTTCACGGAATTCTCGAACACAATGCATCAACTCTCTGAGTTTGGGATATTTCTGTAAAATATATGCCTTATGGTTTTCGCTAAGTTCCACCCCCATCCAAAGATAACGGAATATGCTGTTTCGTGAAAGGTGGTCATATTTTTGTAATGCCTTTTTGTTTTGGATTGCTTCAGGTGAAGAACTTTTATAAATTGCAACATCAATTTGGAATCGTTCTATGATTTTATTCATATAGTCATATGCTGCAGATTGACCGCCTTTATATCCTTTTTCAATAACATTGCGATATACATCTTTTCGACTGATGCCAGAAGTTAAAGCTTTGACAATATAATCATAAAACTGATCCATTCTGCTACGAAAATCTTTTTTACAAAGTGCTTCATATTCTCCATTGAGATATTTTGTTACGGTATTTCTGCTGCAATGTAATACTTTAGAAATTTGGCGTTTACTGTATCCAGCAGAATTATATTCCTTTATCGCAGTGTACAGTTGTACCCTTTTTTGATTATATTCGTTAAGGTTATCCACATTGTATGGCATTTTTTTTACTATCGTTTTCAACTGATGGTTCTGCAATACTGTTAGAATCCGATGGAATTCTGATATCAACGGGCAATACAGAACTTATAGTATTTCTTATGGCCTCTAATAAATTTTGATGAAGATGAAATCTGTCAGCAATCTGCATAGCATCGGGCAATATTTCCTTTATGGCTGTTGAATAAGCACTTGCCCGGTCTCGTGTCACCGCTTTTACATGTTTATTGTTACTTAACCATTCTTTTAGTGTTTTACCATCACGTCCATCTAAAATTGCCACTGGTTTATGTGTTGCCTCATCTACAATAATTGTCCCATAAGTATGCCGTTTCTTAAATGCAAAATCATCCACTCCAATAATGCTTCCACATGGAACTTCCGGTTGTGCTACATATCGTTTCGTTAACAATCGGATAATGCTGTCACCACTGGTTTTCAGATTCATAGAACGGCAGATACGGGCACTACCTTCACAGCTTGTTTCCAATGCCAAAGTACATATAAAATCTTCACAACGCTCTGTCATACGGCTGTAATAATTCAAAAAACCATCTACATTCTCAACAAAGGTTGTAACATCACAGGAAGAATTGTCGCACTGATACTCGTAAGCATTTACGATTAAATACGTGGTTCTACCTAAGATCGGAAGATCTTGAAGTTTTCTTTTATAAGTACCATGTTTATGTTCTGAAGCCACTCCACACTTGGGACATGTACAATTTTTTGATTGCACAGAAACATGGATATAAATTTCTTTTTCGTTTTGAGTTACTTCTGTGATGCCTATTTCTTCCGGGTAAAATTTTTGTAATTCAAGAGTATCTTTCATCTGTTTCAATTCCTTCCATAAGGACAAAATTCCTAAGACAATTTTATCATTTTAGCACTTTTGTTTCAATTCCATTTACGGATAATTGCGGAAGAACCCTGAATTTCTGGAAAGCATGCACTATTGCATTGGAATACTCACGAGGCTCAGGGTACTCTGGATTATTGACAAGAAATCTTTCAATTGCACGAATAACATCTTCTCTGGTAATAACAACCCAATTAAATTTTGCCAAAACAATCCCTCCTCACCTTATTATTGAATACGTAATCACTCCATTCAATTATACCAAGGAATTCATTTTTCTTCCACTTCTTAGTTTTTCGATTTCTATGTTCCTATATTGTATAAGGATTTCTCTCTTTCCGTATATATAAGGGGATATTATTTCTAAAGCAAGATACGCCTATGGATTCCCAAAACTCCATTTCATGGATTTTAGATCATCCTTTTCGGCATACTTGATAGGGATTCCGTTCCCCATACCCTCGGAAAATCATCAGTCTTGCAATAATACTTGCATCTAGATGATCGGCAACTGAGGTTGCAGCACTTTTGCTCTGCCGGATACATCCGCAAAATACAAAGTGACGAAAATCTTTATTTCTTTTTTTACCCACCCCAAAGAAGGAGAATAAATTTATATGGCAAGACCCAAAAAGGAAGAGAAATTAAAACATAAAAACTACATAACATTAAAGCTTACGGATATTGAGTTGGCATGTTTAGAACAATCAGCCGAAGCCTTAAACATATCAAGAGTAGAATATCTTCGAAATCTTATTTTGGAAAAGCCAATGATTTACAAATATGAAGTTGTTGCGGATAATGAACAGCTTAAGAAATTGAAGGGCAACAGCAAAAAAGTGCTGTTGCCGAGAATCATTATATCATATATAATAAAAAAGAGGTGATACATAAATGAAAAAAATAATACCTAAAAATACAATAAATTACACAAATATAACACCTGATAAATTATCTTCACGAACAATGACAGTTCAAGAGAATGCTATTATTTCTAGTTTTATAAAAAAGTACAACAGACACAATAAAAAAGGTATTCTCATAACAACCTGTATGGGGTTATCTTTTGCCTTTCTTTGCATATATAATGGCATTTTTGATTTTACCGCATTCGCTGGTTGTTCTATATGTTTTATAATTGCCTTTTCGATTAGCAGAAAACTACTCCCATCTACTAAATCCTGCAGGTACATTCAAATTGGTCAATTACATGGTGTGTGGTCCTTAAGAAACAATAGTTCTCGTAATAAACTTTATTACTTTGATGTAGTTTTTCCAGACTCACTAACACGTATAAAAAATGTAAATTGCACACAGACAGAATATTCCAATGCAAAAGAAAACGATTATATATTAACCTTTTCTTTTGATGGTCGAACATCATATGGTTGCTTGTTAAGATAAAAAGGATGTTCCTTTTATGTTTTAGTCATAGAAAGGACATCCTTATTTTTTATCTATTTACTATTTATTCATGTCAAACTGAACTTCTGTTGACATGCGAGCTCTCTGAGATGCTCCATAAGTAATTCCGTCTTTAAATTCATTTACAGGTGTAATCGTATTTTCTGTTGGATTATAGTCAAATACATGCCAGTATGTTCCCTGTTTTCCTGTTGGAACAGGATAGCCGGCATAAAACTGACCATCTACATATACTTCTACAATAGCACCTGATGCTGACATTGCTGTGCTACTACTATATCCTCTGTTACTGTAATCATGAACATAGAAACTATATGTTCCATTTTCAGTTTTCTTATAGATAGTAGTAGTTTCAGGACCATATGAGCTAGTATCATCCAAATCTAAGTCTGCATATTTTGTCGAATTATATGAATACTGCTTATTTGAATAATAAATATGGAAATATCCGTTTCCATCAGCAGCAGGTCCTACTAAGTGTGAATCCAAATCTGATGGACTGCTTCCCCATGTAAGTACTATTCTAAGATCTCCTTCTGGAAGTCCATCTCCAGTCGGAACTAATGCACCATTCTGCTGCATTACACTTACAGGTAATACAATGATGTTCAATGTATTAGATACATATCCTGCTTTTTCCATGTGGGCTGTATAGTTACCAACCGGAAGATCTACCTGATATTTTCCATTAGAATCCGTTTTTGTTGTTAATACAACATCTCCATCCTGTTTATTCCATCCTTTTCTGAATGACATCTGAACATCTGAAATTACGCTTCCTGTAACAGCATTTTTAATTGTACCTTCTGCCACACCATAAATACCAAGGTTTTCTTCATCAATAAGTAAGAATGTTTGTATATATTGCTCTTCATTGGCCACAACTTTCACGTCACACTCAAATGAAATGTATCCATCAGCTGTAATGATTACAACATATTCCCCTTCTTTTACTTTGATTTCATAATTTCCGTTTGCATCAGTTTTATCACTTGCAACCTCATTATAATTACCCTTATCGTACACAGTAACCGTTGCATTCTTAATTGCAGCACTTCGATCATCGGCCTTGGCTACCATTCCTTTGATAGTACCTTTACTTGTAGCTGTACACTCATCCACTTTTAACAAGTTTTCAAAATGCCAGTTCTTTTTCAATGGACTATTATCCTTGCTCCAGAATTCCCATGTATATCCTATATCGAGCCAATCTCCAACAACACCTTCCTGAAGGGCTGAAATTTCACCATACATGTAAATATTAGCATCTAAACAGAATAAATTTAAGTTAGGCACGGATGCAGTTCCAGTAAATCCAGCACCAACAGATGCATTAAAATCAATCAAATCCCATCTGTTACAGATTTCAAGAAGTCCAGCTACTCTTGGTCCAATTTTAGCTGAAGCTTCCAATTCTGGAAGTTCCAGTTTTGAATTCAGATCATCAATCATTCTAAGACGATTGTTTAATACCTGAATACCGGTTGTACCATCCAGTTTATAAACCATGTGCACTCTACCTTCTACACTATAATAAATTGCCACCTGAACATAAACAGTTGCTCCTGGTACACCTGTTACTGGCACTTTTCCTAACTCAAAAATACCGCCTTTTGGCTCCCATGGACGTCCAAAATTACCGTCATTCTGATAAAACTTGAATCCGCCGTCAATTTCAATTTCTGCTGGAAGTTTCAGATAGACATTATTAACATCAAATCCAGACCAACCAAGATCTACATCTGCTTTATACAGAACTTTTGGTAAATCAATTTTAAATGTACCAAATAATTCTCCATCACCTAAACTCTTTTTAAGGTCAAACTTGATTTCCCCAGGACCACCTAATGAACCTGATGCATCTGCAATATTACCACGTGCAGCTCTTGAATATGTATTTACGAGAGTTACTCCTTCTGCTGGAATAAAACCGCTCATATCCATTGTTCCATATCCTTGCACATCAATAGAATCTACTGTTTCTTCTATTTCAGGAACTTCTGTTTCAACAATATATTTCCCATCCTCACTTGTCACTGAGATAAGTTTATACGGTGTCTGATCTGGCAGAACCAAAATTGTTCCCTCTGATAACTTTTCTGCCATATTCTGATCATCTAAGAAGATTCTATTTCCATCAACGCTATATGTACAGTCTTCTGGTAATTCGATGACACCTTCTTTATATTCAATGTCACTTTCATAAGACTCATCAATTTTTTCGCTGTCAACAATTCCTTTAATTCCATCAATTGCTGCATCCGCCTCTGATTGTGAAAGTTCTCTTGTTGGATAAAACTTATTATTATCCAATCTAAAAATATCCATAGCAACTGCTGTTTCTACTTCCTGTTTATAGGTAATCTCATTCACATCATCACATACAACATCCTGAATTGGAACAAAACCTAACGCAAGCACAGATGTAGTAGCCGCAAATTCCCTTGTTGCTGATTCGTCAGGATTAAATTCTGTTTCACCGTTTTCTGGAATGAATCCATTTGCATATGCAAGCAAAATAGCGTTCAGATTTTCATGTTCCTGAATATCTGTATATGGAAGTTCATCCTCATCATATTCTACCACATGTTCAGAATATCCCATTGCATCAACCAATGTCTGAATCCATTCTGCACGTGTTACAATATCTCCCGAAACCTGAACTGCCTCTACTTCATCATATTCTGCTTTAGCATTGATTACATAGGTTTTCCCATTCAATGTAATTTCTTCTGATACTTCTACAACCTTTTTTGTACTTTCAGCAGCTTTTACTGGAATTGCTCCTGTACATAAAGGAAGCACCATTGAAATACAGAGCAATAAAGACAACATCGCTTTTAATCTTCTTTTCTTTATCACAATTACTGCAGCCAGAATTAATGCACCACTGCCTAATATCACATATAAGCCAATTGGTGCATGGTCACCTGTATCAACATTGTTTCCCTTATGTGAATCATCTTTCGTTCCCGTATCATTGCTTGAATTATCATTCGGAGTATCACTTGGTTTTGTATTATCATTGATGTTCTCATCATCCTCTGATGATACTACTAATGAATACTCTAATTCTTCCCTCGTCCCTGGGGCAGATGTTTCCACTTCTAATGAATTAGACTGATTATCGGAAATTTCCATTCCAGCTGGTATACTTCCACTAATCTTTAAATTTTCTACTTGTCCAGAACCCGTATTTTGAACTGCAATTTTTACATTAACTGAGTTCTCATCTGTGTTCTGTTCTACTTGCATTTCTAAAGATAAATGATCATCAACTTTTTCTTTTGCACATACTTCCTGTGCTGACATGCCGAATACCAATGTCATCATAATCAAGAATGCAAGTATTCTTAATTTTTTAAACACTTCTCTTCCTCCCTTTTAGATATTGATATTTAAACATAGGTACACTGTTGAAGCGCAAACTCTACACACCTTTTTTGTTGCACCAACTGCAAATTAATTTATGCCGAGAAAATTCATTGTTTTAGGTAATTTAATGATTTATATAATGGATTTAAGGAAATAATCGTTAGATTTTTTCCTTAAAATACAAGAATCATTAAATTTGGTTCAT
The DNA window shown above is from Blautia hansenii DSM 20583 and carries:
- a CDS encoding carboxypeptidase regulatory-like domain-containing protein, whose product is MFKKLRILAFLIMMTLVFGMSAQEVCAKEKVDDHLSLEMQVEQNTDENSVNVKIAVQNTGSGQVENLKISGSIPAGMEISDNQSNSLEVETSAPGTREELEYSLVVSSEDDENINDNTKPSDTPNDNSSNDTGTKDDSHKGNNVDTGDHAPIGLYVILGSGALILAAVIVIKKRRLKAMLSLLLCISMVLPLCTGAIPVKAAESTKKVVEVSEEITLNGKTYVINAKAEYDEVEAVQVSGDIVTRAEWIQTLVDAMGYSEHVVEYDEDELPYTDIQEHENLNAILLAYANGFIPENGETEFNPDESATREFAATTSVLALGFVPIQDVVCDDVNEITYKQEVETAVAMDIFRLDNNKFYPTRELSQSEADAAIDGIKGIVDSEKIDESYESDIEYKEGVIELPEDCTYSVDGNRIFLDDQNMAEKLSEGTILVLPDQTPYKLISVTSEDGKYIVETEVPEIEETVDSIDVQGYGTMDMSGFIPAEGVTLVNTYSRAARGNIADASGSLGGPGEIKFDLKKSLGDGELFGTFKIDLPKVLYKADVDLGWSGFDVNNVYLKLPAEIEIDGGFKFYQNDGNFGRPWEPKGGIFELGKVPVTGVPGATVYVQVAIYYSVEGRVHMVYKLDGTTGIQVLNNRLRMIDDLNSKLELPELEASAKIGPRVAGLLEICNRWDLIDFNASVGAGFTGTASVPNLNLFCLDANIYMYGEISALQEGVVGDWLDIGYTWEFWSKDNSPLKKNWHFENLLKVDECTATSKGTIKGMVAKADDRSAAIKNATVTVYDKGNYNEVASDKTDANGNYEIKVKEGEYVVIITADGYISFECDVKVVANEEQYIQTFLLIDEENLGIYGVAEGTIKNAVTGSVISDVQMSFRKGWNKQDGDVVLTTKTDSNGKYQVDLPVGNYTAHMEKAGYVSNTLNIIVLPVSVMQQNGALVPTGDGLPEGDLRIVLTWGSSPSDLDSHLVGPAADGNGYFHIYYSNKQYSYNSTKYADLDLDDTSSYGPETTTIYKKTENGTYSFYVHDYSNRGYSSSTAMSASGAIVEVYVDGQFYAGYPVPTGKQGTYWHVFDYNPTENTITPVNEFKDGITYGASQRARMSTEVQFDMNK
- a CDS encoding ISL3 family transposase; protein product: MKDTLELQKFYPEEIGITEVTQNEKEIYIHVSVQSKNCTCPKCGVASEHKHGTYKRKLQDLPILGRTTYLIVNAYEYQCDNSSCDVTTFVENVDGFLNYYSRMTERCEDFICTLALETSCEGSARICRSMNLKTSGDSIIRLLTKRYVAQPEVPCGSIIGVDDFAFKKRHTYGTIIVDEATHKPVAILDGRDGKTLKEWLSNNKHVKAVTRDRASAYSTAIKEILPDAMQIADRFHLHQNLLEAIRNTISSVLPVDIRIPSDSNSIAEPSVENDSKKNAIQCG
- a CDS encoding Rrf2 family transcriptional regulator → MQLTSTTDYSIRLVCFLAYKEEPCSTATIATSANIPNNYIPKIIKKLKIANIVGSVEGVQGGYFLLKKPETITLWDILDTMESTMKINKCLEEKQEGECCVPNYCHNRETCKVRAVFEQFQMDLERKLEEVTIAELIGKAAKHPFGNTYVTLEIDAETGKYKRVYAYDAFVRDYIPKEGDFREFIKKYIEEYVQEDDKERITELTDIGRIEEDLINGYWEKQTRFRQRVRDTEKDYVWMELHQYFNIDDNVAIFVLQNSILAARHMSSVEEELESKSKSIEENYWFAIELLSRILNERNLEYSNSRLETIHYTEKIYQKLAELYPELEITEVEIKNVAHLAPIHNVGKIRLPKEMFLRLDELTAEEEKLLKTHPELGAEIVARFPKDKKLEHIQQYSRDICLYHHERYDGSGYPYGLKGEEIPLCAQVVGLVDVYEELINSKNMHVSTGKEKAIQMILSGKCGSFSETLLHSFLAAAMQSDWEPDEVD
- a CDS encoding VOC family protein, with the translated sequence MKDCVQYLRECGIDCPIYCGFTLAINGATEEEVNELFAMAEEAGGTVWQKPQWKDWGGMDGYSGYFLDPDGYPWEVAYAPFLRLAEDNRLLPKRKAEV
- a CDS encoding transposase; amino-acid sequence: MKTIVKKMPYNVDNLNEYNQKRVQLYTAIKEYNSAGYSKRQISKVLHCSRNTVTKYLNGEYEALCKKDFRSRMDQFYDYIVKALTSGISRKDVYRNVIEKGYKGGQSAAYDYMNKIIERFQIDVAIYKSSSPEAIQNKKALQKYDHLSRNSIFRYLWMGVELSENHKAYILQKYPKLRELMHCVREFREIYEKKSMPLLYLFIERYKNSDLKEIFRFANGLEKDIEAVENSVASELSNGFVEGTNSKLKMVKRTMYGRCSKALLAAKLMYVKVE
- a CDS encoding plasmid mobilization protein, which produces MARPKKEEKLKHKNYITLKLTDIELACLEQSAEALNISRVEYLRNLILEKPMIYKYEVVADNEQLKKLKGNSKKVLLPRIIISYIIKKR